From Draconibacterium halophilum, one genomic window encodes:
- a CDS encoding class I tRNA ligase family protein, whose product MVAETEEEARKLAVAKHPSLGGEGGGFSLKQDEDALDTWFSSWLWPIAVFDGIREPENEEVNYYYPSSDLVTAPDIIFFWVARMIIAGYEYRDDFPFKNVYFTGMVRDAQRRKMSKSLGNSPDPLDLIAKYGADGVRVGMLLCSPAGGDLLFDEGLPQQGAGFSTKIWNAFRLVKNWEVSFDIEQPEHSKLAIEWFKNKLAQVVETLNTQFDGFRISEALMTVYTTVRDEFSGWLLEMVKPAYQQPIDEKTYAEVVELFDQMLRLMHPFMPFITEEIWQLLTERKEDESIMISQLPADTNYDAALLAAFEDVKEAVSGIRKIRKDKNIAFKDAIDLSVQKGDKGFDAKFNSILIKLGNLTDLTAVEEEVKGAASFRVKSTNFYIPLEGFIDVEEELEKLEEELKYAKGFLNSVMKKLSNERFVNNAPEAVVAKEKAKQADAEANIKVLEERIASMK is encoded by the coding sequence GTGGTAGCTGAAACGGAGGAGGAGGCCCGGAAACTTGCAGTAGCTAAACACCCCTCCCTTGGAGGGGAAGGGGGAGGCTTCTCTTTGAAACAAGACGAAGATGCATTGGATACTTGGTTCTCGAGTTGGTTGTGGCCAATAGCGGTTTTCGATGGCATTCGCGAACCGGAAAACGAAGAGGTAAACTATTATTATCCAAGTTCCGATTTGGTAACTGCTCCCGATATTATTTTCTTCTGGGTAGCACGTATGATTATTGCCGGTTACGAGTACCGCGACGATTTCCCGTTCAAAAACGTATATTTTACCGGAATGGTGCGTGATGCACAACGCCGTAAAATGTCGAAATCGCTGGGTAACTCGCCCGATCCGCTGGACTTAATCGCCAAATACGGTGCCGACGGTGTTCGTGTGGGAATGTTGCTTTGTTCTCCTGCAGGTGGCGATTTATTGTTCGACGAAGGACTGCCGCAACAGGGAGCAGGTTTCTCAACAAAAATATGGAATGCTTTCCGCCTGGTGAAAAACTGGGAAGTATCTTTTGATATCGAACAACCGGAACATTCGAAACTGGCCATCGAGTGGTTTAAAAATAAACTGGCTCAGGTGGTGGAAACTTTAAATACACAGTTTGATGGTTTCCGAATCTCGGAAGCTTTGATGACGGTTTACACAACTGTTCGCGACGAATTCTCGGGGTGGTTGCTTGAAATGGTAAAACCTGCCTATCAACAACCGATTGATGAGAAAACCTACGCCGAAGTTGTGGAGCTGTTCGACCAGATGTTGCGACTAATGCACCCGTTTATGCCGTTTATTACTGAAGAAATCTGGCAGTTGCTTACCGAGCGAAAAGAAGATGAAAGTATCATGATCAGTCAGTTGCCTGCAGATACAAACTACGATGCGGCATTGCTTGCAGCTTTTGAAGATGTAAAAGAAGCGGTATCGGGAATTCGTAAAATTCGTAAAGACAAAAATATTGCCTTTAAAGATGCGATTGATCTTTCAGTGCAAAAAGGCGATAAAGGTTTTGATGCTAAATTCAATAGTATTCTTATTAAGTTGGGTAATCTAACTGATTTGACAGCTGTTGAAGAGGAAGTTAAAGGTGCAGCCTCGTTCCGGGTAAAATCAACTAACTTTTACATTCCGCTTGAAGGATTTATTGATGTGGAAGAAGAGTTGGAAAAATTGGAGGAGGAATTGAAATACGCCAAAGGATTCCTGAATTCAGTAATGAAAAAACTGAGCAACGAACGTTTTGTAAATAATGCGCCCGAAGCGGTAGTTGCCAAAGAAAAAGCAAAACAGGCCGATGCTGAAGCCAATATTAAAGTATTGGAAGAACGCATCGCTTCAATGAAATAA
- a CDS encoding carboxypeptidase-like regulatory domain-containing protein, with protein sequence MKKTIIFIFTVCLALTTLGQNGSKVAHTIKGKVVDANTNRPVSYTNIGLEGTFFGTASDSEGNFELKIPEDMVEKDIYFSAVGFTNKQFPVKDLFAKEFAVVKLESQSYGVDEVDVAAQNKVLIRILRMASENIKYNYGSGPFNMHFAYSNETAVNGQVKAPQIAKVMLYDKTGYTHPSKADAFKARNYLVNKEQSDDDYRFSSAQINLDDLLGFDWVRSASGILSPALLGNYQLTLESQPVINGKEYWLISFSPRVPSLTTTGDYYAGTFKGKITIKKEDYSILKIVGQAVAPKNNRQSRALAIGESNNDFYTDVLYTFEVDYDNLLLKRVALDKTYSYKGEKFSQQSVLEMKRAHTNNLTVIDSRDYFPGE encoded by the coding sequence ATGAAGAAAACAATTATATTCATTTTTACAGTTTGTTTAGCCCTTACAACGCTGGGGCAGAATGGTTCAAAGGTGGCACACACCATTAAAGGAAAGGTGGTTGATGCCAATACAAATCGTCCGGTTTCGTACACAAATATTGGTTTGGAAGGTACTTTTTTTGGCACTGCCAGTGATAGCGAGGGAAATTTTGAATTAAAGATTCCTGAAGATATGGTGGAGAAAGATATATACTTTTCGGCGGTGGGATTTACCAACAAACAGTTTCCGGTAAAAGATCTTTTTGCGAAAGAGTTTGCAGTGGTAAAACTTGAATCGCAGTCGTACGGTGTTGATGAGGTTGATGTTGCCGCACAAAATAAAGTACTGATCCGTATTTTACGTATGGCTTCCGAAAATATTAAATACAACTACGGCTCCGGGCCTTTTAACATGCACTTTGCCTATTCGAACGAAACAGCGGTTAACGGACAGGTGAAAGCACCGCAAATTGCAAAGGTAATGCTCTACGATAAAACCGGATATACACATCCTTCGAAAGCTGATGCTTTTAAAGCACGAAATTACTTGGTGAACAAAGAGCAGAGCGACGATGATTACCGTTTTTCAAGCGCACAAATAAACCTCGATGATTTGCTTGGATTTGACTGGGTGCGTTCGGCATCGGGTATTTTGAGCCCGGCCTTGTTAGGCAATTATCAGTTAACATTGGAAAGCCAGCCGGTTATCAACGGAAAAGAATACTGGCTTATTTCTTTTAGCCCACGAGTTCCGTCATTGACAACTACCGGCGACTATTACGCCGGCACTTTTAAAGGGAAGATCACTATTAAAAAGGAAGACTATTCTATATTGAAAATTGTAGGTCAGGCAGTAGCTCCAAAAAACAATCGACAAAGCCGTGCGTTGGCCATAGGAGAAAGCAATAATGATTTTTATACCGATGTACTTTATACTTTTGAAGTGGATTACGACAATTTATTGCTAAAACGTGTGGCGCTGGATAAAACTTATTCGTACAAAGGCGAAAAGTTCTCCCAACAATCGGTATTGGAAATGAAGCGTGCACACACCAATAATCTTACTGTTATTGATTCACGCGACTATTTCCCGGGTGAGTAA
- a CDS encoding class I tRNA ligase family protein produces the protein MEIPSKYNPAEVEDKWYKYWMDNNYFHSTPDEREPYTIVIPPPNVTGVLHMGHMLNNTIQDILVRRARMTGKNACWVPGTDHASIATEAKVVNKLNTEGIDKYDLSRDEFLKHAWEWTDKHGGIILEQLKKLGASCDWDRTAFTMDEARSESVIKVFVDLFNKGMIYRGVRMVNWDPAAKTALSDEEVIYKEMQGKLYYLNYKIEEDEAPLTPRGGGQTAAI, from the coding sequence ATGGAAATTCCGAGCAAGTACAACCCCGCCGAGGTTGAAGATAAATGGTACAAATACTGGATGGATAACAACTATTTCCATTCAACACCCGACGAGCGTGAACCTTATACAATTGTAATTCCACCACCAAACGTAACCGGTGTGTTACACATGGGGCACATGCTTAACAATACCATTCAGGATATTCTGGTCCGCCGTGCGCGCATGACCGGTAAAAATGCCTGCTGGGTGCCGGGAACCGACCATGCATCGATTGCTACCGAAGCCAAAGTGGTAAATAAACTAAATACTGAAGGAATTGATAAATATGATCTTTCGCGCGATGAATTCTTGAAACATGCCTGGGAATGGACCGATAAACACGGTGGCATTATCCTCGAGCAGCTTAAAAAACTGGGTGCCTCGTGCGACTGGGATCGTACAGCTTTTACCATGGACGAAGCCCGCAGCGAATCGGTAATCAAAGTTTTTGTCGACCTGTTCAACAAAGGAATGATTTACCGCGGTGTACGCATGGTAAACTGGGACCCGGCAGCTAAAACTGCACTTTCTGATGAGGAAGTGATCTACAAAGAAATGCAGGGAAAACTGTATTACCTGAATTATAAAATTGAAGAAGACGAAGCCCCTCTGACTCCCCGAGGGGGAGGACAAACAGCCGCTATATAA
- a CDS encoding redoxin domain-containing protein translates to MKRLMFILVVIVLAMGVAVAGDYKIPLIGSKAPKFSANTTNGKITFPNDFGDNWKILFSHPADFTPVCSSELLELAHLQKEFKKLGVKVAVISTDNVELHTMWKAHLEDLDYKQRGTIDIEFPLIEDPDGITSRLYGMLHDPTSTNRDIRGVFIIDDKNIVRSVNFYPVEVGRNMNEYVRIVEALQLTKSKFVYTPANWQNGDDVIVPYHPYTTAELEANPELSDRYYMVGDRMWFENVKGATVKVESEKD, encoded by the coding sequence ATGAAACGATTAATGTTTATTTTAGTGGTCATTGTTCTGGCCATGGGAGTCGCTGTAGCAGGCGATTACAAAATTCCCTTAATAGGATCAAAAGCTCCTAAATTTAGTGCAAACACAACAAACGGGAAGATTACTTTTCCAAATGATTTTGGGGATAATTGGAAGATTCTCTTTAGTCATCCGGCCGATTTCACTCCGGTATGTTCGTCCGAATTACTCGAATTGGCACACTTACAAAAAGAGTTCAAAAAACTTGGCGTTAAGGTAGCAGTAATATCTACAGATAATGTAGAGTTACATACCATGTGGAAAGCACATCTTGAAGACCTTGACTACAAACAAAGAGGAACAATAGATATTGAGTTCCCGCTTATTGAAGATCCTGATGGTATAACTTCGCGACTTTATGGTATGTTGCATGATCCAACAAGTACCAATCGCGATATCAGAGGAGTTTTTATTATCGATGATAAAAACATCGTTCGTTCGGTAAATTTCTATCCGGTAGAAGTTGGAAGAAACATGAATGAGTATGTTCGAATAGTAGAAGCATTACAACTTACAAAATCGAAATTTGTTTATACTCCTGCTAACTGGCAAAACGGGGACGATGTTATTGTTCCTTACCACCCTTATACAACCGCAGAATTGGAAGCCAATCCTGAATTATCGGATAGGTATTATATGGTGGGCGACCGAATGTGGTTCGAAAACGTAAAAGGTGCAACTGTTAAGGTTGAAAGTGAGAAAGACTAG
- a CDS encoding NupC/NupG family nucleoside CNT transporter, with product MKRIMLLLVVITGIFFLQPLAAHAGDTVLAAADAASQQTDTSNILLAKERQTPFSIMTLFRGLLGMVVLVFVGFLFSSDRRNIPWRTVGIGLLMQILLALGVLYVPIVEAGFAFFGKIFVKVLDFTKEGSIFLLGDLMDADTYGYIFLFQVLPTIIFFSALTSLLFYWGIIQKIVYGLAWVFTKVLRISGAEALSVAGNIFLGQTESPLMIKAYLDKMSKSEILLVMTGGMATLAGGVLAAYIALLGGDDPQLRLEFAKHLLTASVMAAPAAIVFSKMLVPPTEAINKTIEVNRDKIGSNVLDAITNGTTEGVKLAVNVAAMLLAFIAFIAMFNFIFTKVGAWTHLNDLIANVTNGKYEELSLQFILGYTFSPIMWLIGVCPEDIAVVGRLLGEKLILTEFIGYVSLADLKAAGAFTESKSIIMATYILCGFANFSSIGIQIGGIGALAPKRRVLLSQYGMRALLAGTLASLMSATIIGMILG from the coding sequence ATGAAACGCATAATGTTGTTGCTGGTAGTAATTACCGGCATTTTCTTTTTGCAACCGTTAGCGGCACATGCCGGAGATACAGTACTTGCGGCAGCCGACGCGGCATCACAACAAACCGATACTTCAAATATTCTTTTGGCAAAGGAACGACAAACGCCTTTCTCAATTATGACCCTTTTTCGGGGATTGTTAGGAATGGTTGTATTGGTTTTTGTCGGTTTTCTTTTTAGCTCTGATCGCCGCAATATTCCCTGGCGAACAGTTGGAATTGGTCTGTTAATGCAGATTTTATTGGCATTGGGAGTTTTGTATGTGCCTATTGTGGAGGCTGGTTTTGCATTTTTTGGAAAGATATTCGTTAAGGTCCTCGACTTTACCAAAGAGGGGAGTATTTTTCTTTTGGGCGATCTGATGGATGCCGATACCTATGGTTATATTTTTCTTTTCCAGGTGTTACCAACCATTATCTTCTTTTCAGCCTTAACCAGTTTGTTGTTTTACTGGGGAATAATCCAAAAGATTGTGTACGGACTCGCGTGGGTGTTTACCAAAGTTCTTCGGATTTCAGGTGCAGAAGCTCTTTCGGTAGCCGGGAATATTTTTCTTGGGCAAACCGAATCGCCGCTGATGATTAAAGCCTATCTTGATAAAATGAGCAAATCGGAGATTCTGCTGGTTATGACCGGTGGAATGGCAACACTTGCCGGAGGAGTTTTGGCGGCTTATATTGCACTCCTTGGCGGCGATGATCCTCAGCTTAGGCTCGAGTTTGCCAAGCACCTGCTTACGGCATCAGTAATGGCTGCACCTGCGGCAATTGTATTTTCAAAAATGCTGGTACCGCCCACCGAAGCGATTAACAAAACCATTGAAGTAAACCGCGATAAAATTGGAAGTAATGTGCTTGATGCGATTACAAATGGAACTACCGAAGGTGTAAAATTAGCCGTGAACGTTGCAGCAATGCTTTTGGCTTTTATTGCTTTTATTGCCATGTTCAATTTTATTTTTACTAAGGTAGGAGCGTGGACACACCTCAACGATTTAATTGCCAACGTTACCAATGGTAAATATGAAGAGCTTTCGCTGCAATTTATTTTGGGTTATACGTTTTCGCCAATTATGTGGTTAATTGGAGTGTGTCCTGAAGATATTGCAGTAGTTGGTCGTTTATTGGGTGAGAAACTGATTCTAACCGAATTTATTGGTTATGTATCTTTGGCAGATTTAAAAGCTGCCGGTGCATTTACCGAGAGCAAGTCGATTATTATGGCGACATATATATTATGTGGTTTTGCTAATTTTTCATCAATCGGAATTCAAATTGGTGGAATTGGAGCCCTGGCACCAAAACGCCGGGTGTTGTTGTCGCAATACGGAATGCGTGCATTGCTGGCCGGAACACTGGCTTCGTTGATGTCGGCAACTATTATTGGTATGATTCTCGGGTAA
- a CDS encoding class I tRNA ligase family protein, whose product MGDTAVCVNPNDERFAHLKGKRVLVPLINRSIPIIEDEYVDMEFGTGCLKITPAHDINDYEIGLKYNLPSIDIFNDNGTLNEKAEMFVGEDRFDVRDKIVSELEKAGNLAKIEDYTNKVGFSERTDVIIEPKLSAQWFLKMEELVKPALENVMNDTIAFHPPKFKNTYKHWMGNIKDWCISRQLWWGHQIPVYYIEAPKVPRRRELGLRGS is encoded by the coding sequence TTGGGCGATACGGCCGTATGTGTAAATCCAAACGATGAGCGTTTTGCCCACCTGAAAGGAAAACGTGTTTTGGTGCCGCTGATCAACCGTTCAATCCCGATTATTGAGGACGAATATGTTGACATGGAGTTTGGTACCGGATGTTTGAAAATTACACCTGCCCACGATATAAATGACTATGAAATTGGCCTGAAATATAACCTGCCATCCATCGATATTTTTAACGACAACGGAACGCTGAATGAAAAGGCGGAGATGTTTGTTGGTGAAGATCGTTTTGATGTTCGCGATAAAATTGTTTCAGAATTGGAGAAGGCAGGAAATCTGGCTAAAATAGAAGACTATACCAATAAAGTTGGTTTCTCGGAGCGTACCGATGTAATTATTGAGCCAAAACTATCGGCGCAGTGGTTCCTGAAAATGGAAGAACTGGTAAAACCGGCGTTGGAGAATGTGATGAACGACACCATTGCGTTTCATCCTCCGAAATTTAAAAATACCTATAAGCACTGGATGGGCAACATCAAAGACTGGTGTATTAGCCGCCAGTTGTGGTGGGGCCACCAAATTCCGGTGTATTATATAGAAGCCCCCAAAGTCCCCCGAAGGAGGGAATTGGGGCTACGTGGTAGCTGA
- a CDS encoding carboxypeptidase-like regulatory domain-containing protein yields MMYKYLLLLLIVFTCFSGWAQDEEYPVDPMLIELKAKILSSSDSSAVPYANIINHRTHSGTITNGEGIFTLEMLNIDSLEITSVGFKTFILKVPSYYTGYEMLTFYIDPVLYNVGEVTVEGKAQQLEYFDHGNPTDLDPTLRGDAFNEKPPVLAALLSPLSFAQYYGKREKRKRKVREDMAMMKNWEMHSENYNKEMVMKLTGLNEVYADTFMMWFNGQNVLPYTATEYQVRESIVQYYELFKLDYDLE; encoded by the coding sequence ATGATGTATAAATATTTACTACTGCTGTTAATTGTTTTTACCTGTTTTTCTGGTTGGGCGCAGGACGAGGAATATCCGGTAGATCCGATGTTAATAGAGCTGAAGGCAAAAATATTGAGTTCTTCCGATAGTTCAGCAGTTCCTTATGCCAACATAATTAATCATCGCACACACAGCGGAACAATCACCAATGGCGAGGGTATTTTTACACTTGAAATGCTTAACATCGATTCGCTTGAAATTACTTCGGTGGGGTTTAAAACCTTTATTCTGAAAGTGCCATCCTATTACACTGGCTACGAAATGCTTACTTTTTACATCGATCCTGTACTTTATAACGTTGGAGAAGTTACAGTTGAAGGTAAGGCGCAGCAGCTGGAATATTTTGATCATGGAAATCCAACAGATCTTGACCCAACCCTGAGAGGAGATGCATTTAATGAAAAACCACCTGTTCTCGCCGCACTTTTAAGTCCCTTATCATTTGCACAATATTACGGTAAGCGCGAAAAACGCAAACGAAAGGTGCGAGAAGACATGGCGATGATGAAAAACTGGGAAATGCACTCGGAAAACTACAATAAGGAAATGGTAATGAAACTTACCGGATTGAATGAAGTATACGCCGATACCTTTATGATGTGGTTTAACGGACAAAATGTGCTCCCTTATACCGCCACCGAATATCAGGTTAGGGAGTCGATTGTGCAGTATTACGAATTGTTTAAGCTGGATTATGATTTAGAATAA
- a CDS encoding endonuclease domain-containing protein, translating into MKKNAKELRKFSTEAESALWKMVRAKKLGDKFRRQHIINDIIVDFVCLDKKLVIEVDGGYHNKPEIQELDQLKTDILNELGYKVIRFTNEEVLVNIDAVMDSIQRALLSSPPTGESEGPSLQSQLLVLKRFWAIRPYV; encoded by the coding sequence TTGAAGAAAAATGCGAAAGAACTTCGTAAGTTCTCTACAGAAGCAGAAAGTGCTTTGTGGAAAATGGTTCGTGCAAAGAAATTAGGCGACAAGTTTAGAAGACAACATATAATCAATGATATTATTGTGGATTTTGTTTGTCTGGATAAAAAGCTGGTAATTGAAGTTGATGGAGGATATCACAATAAACCTGAAATCCAGGAATTAGATCAGCTTAAAACTGATATTCTAAATGAGTTAGGATATAAAGTTATTCGGTTTACAAATGAAGAAGTACTTGTAAATATAGATGCTGTAATGGACTCTATCCAGAGAGCACTTCTTAGCTCTCCCCCCACGGGGGAGTCGGAGGGGCCTTCGTTACAATCGCAACTACTCGTCCTGAAACGATTTTGGGCGATACGGCCGTATGTGTAA